The following proteins are encoded in a genomic region of Flammeovirga pectinis:
- a CDS encoding glycosyltransferase family 117 protein, translating to MNELKKTNNLIGWTLFLVSLSIYTITMEETASFWDCGEFIAVSYKLMVPHPPGAPFFLLFNRLFSFLALGNVLKVAWWINFQSAFMSALTILFLYWSIVMLGMKVIKQKAEGYDLKDKVLLFGSAAVGALAYTFSDSFWFSAVEAEVYAMSSAFTALVFWAILKWEFIEDNASSNRWLIMIAYIIGLSIGVHLENLLCLPALAMVYYYKKYPNTITVKGTLIAMAVGGAIILGIIIIVIPGLPSLAFSFDKVFVNSFGTSFGTGGLVFSLLLIFTLVYGIYYTQNKQLITLNNILLGVSFILVGYMSYTLVFIRSNQETPINENTPDDLLSYVSYLKREQYGERPLFYGPTYDAAYYGTHEVGNKYREANKGEKDYYEVYAQKEELEFEKKDMMFFPRLHSRRPHHVQLYEEWAGIASGEKPTMFNNIVFFFRYQLGHMYLRYFMWNFAGRESDEKDASYLLPWDDLEDLPELLQKNKARANFYLLPLVLGLLGVFYQYKKDKKNFFVVAVLFITLGAALVFYLNSPPVEPRERDYIYAASFYAFAIWIGFGVLALVQFLSEKMGANGIYAGVGLSFIIPIVMGINGWDGHNRSDRYYSVDQARNTLASCAENAILFTGGDNDTFPLWYVQNVEGFRTDIRVVVLSYFQADWYIKQMHQQQYESEPLPLKLPNSVYQEGNNEVIPLIEVEQAQYGVNMNAYINAIKNDDPITKFELREGISTTRLLSKTFVVDVDSNKLSKSDLIPDNLKDRVASKMVWNLKPNKNSIPKNELALLDLIVSNNWERPIYFNNTSSNIINMDLSNYLYLEGLALRLLPIRNQDTFGEVGEVNVEVMQENIKDFAFRGLQDESIYYDGEYQKFGVTTRNSVYRLAEKLYYDSLMEGDLSKKKQSKETLDWILTMIPDKTIPYSFYAPKFMGLYYKLGDTVAADQIFETLLHRSTESVLYYSSTGKGPKRGANLSYMILRNLSQFFESSAKDINQRLAQLSPETPDFEGKSKEELEVLKAVYEKNATISREAFSESYQDMTSGS from the coding sequence ATGAACGAACTCAAAAAAACTAACAATTTAATTGGATGGACACTCTTTCTAGTGTCATTATCAATCTATACCATCACAATGGAAGAAACAGCAAGTTTCTGGGATTGTGGTGAATTTATAGCAGTATCGTATAAATTAATGGTACCACACCCTCCGGGAGCACCATTTTTCTTATTATTTAACCGACTTTTTTCTTTTCTAGCCCTAGGCAATGTTTTAAAAGTAGCATGGTGGATTAATTTCCAATCTGCTTTTATGAGTGCACTAACAATTTTATTCTTGTATTGGTCTATTGTTATGCTTGGCATGAAAGTGATTAAGCAAAAAGCAGAAGGATATGATTTAAAAGACAAAGTATTACTTTTTGGATCTGCTGCGGTAGGTGCTTTAGCGTATACATTCTCTGATTCATTCTGGTTTTCTGCTGTAGAGGCAGAAGTATATGCGATGTCATCAGCATTTACAGCATTAGTATTCTGGGCAATTTTAAAGTGGGAATTTATCGAAGATAATGCCTCGTCTAATAGGTGGTTAATCATGATTGCTTATATCATTGGTTTATCTATTGGTGTTCATCTAGAAAACTTACTTTGTTTGCCTGCATTGGCAATGGTTTACTATTATAAAAAGTACCCCAATACAATTACAGTTAAAGGAACATTGATTGCAATGGCTGTAGGTGGAGCAATTATCTTAGGAATTATCATTATTGTTATTCCTGGTTTGCCATCATTGGCATTTTCTTTTGATAAAGTTTTTGTAAACTCATTTGGGACTTCTTTTGGAACGGGAGGATTGGTTTTCTCTTTACTCTTGATCTTTACTTTAGTTTATGGAATATATTATACTCAAAATAAGCAACTCATAACATTAAATAATATCCTATTAGGGGTCTCATTTATTCTAGTAGGATATATGAGTTATACTCTTGTGTTTATTCGTTCAAACCAAGAGACACCAATTAATGAAAATACTCCAGATGATTTATTATCGTATGTATCTTATCTAAAAAGAGAACAGTATGGAGAACGACCTTTATTTTATGGTCCTACTTATGATGCTGCATATTATGGTACTCATGAGGTTGGAAATAAATATAGAGAAGCGAATAAAGGAGAAAAGGATTATTATGAAGTTTATGCTCAAAAAGAGGAACTTGAGTTTGAAAAAAAAGATATGATGTTTTTTCCTAGATTACATTCTCGTAGACCTCATCATGTACAATTGTACGAAGAGTGGGCAGGAATAGCTTCTGGAGAGAAACCCACCATGTTTAATAATATAGTGTTCTTTTTTAGATATCAGTTAGGACATATGTACCTAAGATATTTTATGTGGAACTTTGCGGGGAGAGAAAGCGATGAAAAAGATGCTAGTTATTTATTACCATGGGATGATCTAGAAGACTTACCGGAGCTTCTTCAAAAGAATAAAGCAAGAGCAAATTTTTATTTATTGCCTTTAGTATTAGGTCTCTTAGGAGTGTTTTATCAGTATAAAAAGGATAAGAAGAATTTCTTTGTTGTAGCAGTTCTGTTTATCACACTTGGAGCAGCTTTAGTTTTTTATCTAAATTCACCACCTGTAGAACCTCGTGAACGAGATTATATTTATGCAGCCTCCTTCTATGCATTTGCCATTTGGATAGGGTTTGGGGTATTGGCATTAGTACAATTTTTATCAGAAAAAATGGGTGCTAATGGAATTTATGCAGGTGTTGGTTTAAGTTTTATTATACCTATTGTAATGGGCATAAATGGTTGGGATGGACATAACAGATCAGACCGTTATTATTCTGTAGATCAAGCTAGAAATACATTAGCAAGTTGTGCAGAAAATGCTATTTTATTTACTGGCGGAGATAACGACACGTTTCCATTATGGTATGTACAGAATGTAGAAGGTTTTAGAACAGATATACGTGTTGTTGTATTAAGTTACTTTCAGGCAGATTGGTATATCAAACAAATGCATCAGCAGCAATATGAATCAGAACCATTACCTTTAAAACTACCCAATAGTGTGTATCAAGAAGGAAATAATGAAGTTATTCCTTTAATTGAAGTTGAGCAGGCACAGTATGGTGTAAATATGAATGCTTATATAAATGCTATTAAAAATGATGATCCAATAACTAAGTTTGAATTAAGAGAAGGAATTTCTACCACCCGACTACTATCGAAGACTTTTGTAGTAGATGTAGATAGTAATAAGCTCTCTAAGAGTGATTTAATACCTGATAACCTTAAAGATAGAGTAGCATCTAAAATGGTTTGGAACCTAAAGCCAAATAAAAATAGTATTCCTAAAAATGAGTTAGCATTACTTGATTTAATTGTATCGAACAATTGGGAACGACCTATCTACTTTAATAATACATCATCAAATATTATTAATATGGATTTAAGTAATTACTTATATTTAGAAGGATTGGCCTTAAGACTATTACCTATTCGTAATCAAGATACGTTTGGAGAAGTAGGTGAAGTTAATGTTGAAGTAATGCAAGAAAATATAAAAGATTTTGCATTTAGAGGTCTTCAAGATGAAAGTATTTATTATGATGGAGAGTATCAAAAATTTGGGGTAACTACTAGAAATAGTGTTTATAGATTAGCTGAAAAGTTATATTATGACTCATTGATGGAAGGGGATTTATCTAAAAAGAAACAGTCTAAGGAAACTTTGGACTGGATTTTAACTATGATTCCAGATAAAACAATTCCATACAGTTTTTATGCACCAAAGTTTATGGGATTATATTATAAATTAGGTGATACAGTAGCGGCAGATCAAATTTTTGAAACGTTACTTCACCGCTCTACTGAAAGTGTATTGTATTATTCTTCAACGGGGAAAGGACCAAAAAGAGGTGCTAATTTATCATATATGATCTTAAGGAATTTATCACAGTTTTTTGAGAGCAGTGCTAAAGATATTAATCAAAGACTAGCTCAATTATCTCCTGAAACACCAGATTTTGAAGGCAAATCAAAAGAAGAACTTGAAGTACTAAAAGCAGTTTACGAGAAAAATGCTACTATTTCTAGAGAGGCATTTTCAGAATCCTATCAGGATATGACTTCTGGAAGTTAA